The following proteins are co-located in the Bordetella bronchialis genome:
- a CDS encoding sensor histidine kinase has protein sequence MLAPLFLLWPMSVAITYVVAQNIADVPYDRALANHLRVLARQVQTVDGRAALQMSEPVRSLLRANETDSVFWLVLGGRGQYLGGDRELPLPKGADLAVPGTVRYEDSTLRGFAIRLAYTRVPPGAAGEMPAVVIVAETTERRAQLANDIIKGVIIPQFVVLPIAVLLVWFGLSRGVAPLNALQQRLRARRPDDLSPIDERATPSEIAPLVAAINDLLERLSATVQTQRRFVADAAHQLKTPLAGLRTQAELALRDASADEMQASLRQLVAGSERATRLVNQLLLLARAENPATVGMASLDLNGLACEQTTLWAPQALAIGIDLGFEEAGRPATIVGNAILLAELLNNLVDNALRYTPRGGRVTVRVRALPDAALLEVEDSGPGIPPHERERVFDRFYRVLGTSAEGSGLGLAIVREIAQKHDALVELGDNPAPGATQAGLKVSVRFPLSYN, from the coding sequence ATGCTGGCCCCCCTGTTCCTGCTATGGCCCATGAGCGTGGCCATCACCTATGTCGTCGCGCAGAACATCGCCGACGTGCCCTACGACCGCGCGCTGGCCAACCATCTGCGCGTCCTGGCGCGCCAGGTCCAGACCGTGGACGGCCGCGCGGCCCTGCAGATGAGCGAGCCCGTGCGCAGCCTGTTGCGCGCCAACGAAACCGATAGTGTGTTCTGGCTGGTGCTGGGCGGCCGCGGCCAGTACCTGGGCGGCGACCGCGAACTGCCGCTACCGAAGGGCGCCGACCTGGCGGTTCCCGGTACCGTGCGCTATGAAGACAGTACGCTGCGCGGCTTCGCCATCCGCCTGGCCTACACCCGCGTGCCGCCCGGCGCCGCGGGCGAAATGCCAGCCGTGGTCATCGTCGCCGAAACGACCGAACGCCGCGCGCAACTGGCCAACGACATCATCAAGGGCGTCATCATCCCGCAGTTCGTGGTCCTTCCCATCGCGGTCCTGCTGGTGTGGTTCGGCCTGTCGCGCGGCGTCGCCCCCTTGAACGCCCTGCAGCAGCGGCTGCGCGCCCGCCGACCCGACGATCTGTCGCCCATAGACGAACGGGCGACGCCCAGCGAAATCGCGCCGCTGGTGGCCGCCATCAATGACCTGCTGGAACGCCTGTCCGCCACCGTCCAGACGCAGCGGCGCTTCGTCGCGGACGCCGCGCATCAATTGAAGACGCCCCTGGCCGGCCTGCGCACCCAGGCCGAACTGGCGCTGCGCGACGCCAGCGCGGACGAGATGCAGGCCAGCCTGCGACAGCTGGTCGCGGGATCCGAACGCGCCACCCGGCTGGTGAATCAATTGCTGTTGCTCGCCCGCGCAGAAAACCCGGCCACCGTGGGCATGGCGTCGCTGGACCTGAATGGCCTGGCTTGCGAACAAACCACGCTATGGGCGCCCCAGGCACTGGCGATAGGCATCGACCTGGGTTTCGAGGAAGCGGGGCGGCCGGCCACCATCGTCGGCAATGCCATCCTGCTGGCTGAGCTGCTGAACAACCTCGTGGATAACGCGCTGCGCTACACCCCTCGCGGGGGCCGGGTAACCGTGCGCGTGCGCGCCCTGCCGGACGCCGCCTTGCTCGAGGTGGAGGACTCGGGGCCCGGCATCCCGCCGCACGAGCGCGAACGCGTGTTCGACCGCTTCTATCGCGTATTGGGTACATCGGCGGAGGGCAGCGGCCTGGGCCTGGCCATCGTGCGCGAGATCGCCCAGAAGCACGACGCCCTCGTCGAACTGGGGGATAACCCCGCACCGGGCGCGACGCAGGCCGGCCTGAAGGTATCCGTTCGGTTTCCGCTTTCTTACAATTAG
- a CDS encoding response regulator transcription factor codes for MRILIAEDDSILADGLSRSLRHNGYAVDAVRDGMAADLALTAQAFDLLILDLGLPQLAGLEVLRRLRARNPQLPVLILTAADSIEQRVKGLDLGADDYMAKPFALSELEARVRALTRRGAGGGASLIRHGRLVFDQAGRVASVDDQPLDLSAREVGLLEILLMRSGRMVSKNQLVDHLCEWGDEVSTNAIEVYVHRLRKKLEPTGVRIMTVRGLGYCLERDHGTGELAH; via the coding sequence ATGCGCATACTTATCGCTGAAGACGACAGCATCCTTGCCGACGGCCTGTCCCGTTCGCTGCGACACAACGGCTATGCCGTCGACGCCGTGCGCGACGGCATGGCGGCCGACCTGGCACTGACCGCGCAGGCCTTCGACCTGTTGATCCTGGACCTGGGGCTGCCCCAGTTGGCGGGACTGGAAGTCCTGCGGCGCCTGCGAGCCCGCAACCCGCAATTGCCGGTTCTCATTTTAACCGCGGCCGACAGCATAGAGCAGCGCGTGAAGGGCCTGGACCTGGGCGCGGACGACTATATGGCCAAGCCGTTCGCGCTGTCCGAACTCGAAGCGCGCGTGCGCGCGCTGACGCGCCGCGGCGCGGGCGGGGGCGCGAGCCTGATCCGCCACGGCCGGCTGGTATTCGACCAGGCCGGACGCGTGGCATCGGTGGATGACCAGCCCCTGGACCTGTCGGCCCGCGAAGTCGGCCTGCTTGAAATCCTGCTCATGCGCAGCGGCCGCATGGTCAGCAAGAACCAGCTGGTGGACCACCTGTGCGAATGGGGCGACGAAGTCAGCACCAACGCCATCGAAGTCTATGTGCACCGCCTGCGCAAGAAGCTGGAACCGACAGGCGTCCGGATCATGACCGTGCGAGGCCTGGGCTACTGCCTGGAACGGGATCATGGCACGGGCGAACTCGCACACTGA
- the sucC gene encoding ADP-forming succinate--CoA ligase subunit beta, with protein MKIHEYQGKELLKKFGVTVPRGIPAFTVDEAVSAAEKLVGPVWVVKAQIHAGGRGKGGGVKLARSLEEVRKLAGEILGMQLITHQTGPEGQKVNRLYIEEGADIQKEYYVSLVTDRATQKVALIASSEGGMDIEEVAHSSPEKIVTEYIDPLAGLTAEQAKKVADAIGMPADSTAQTVDLFQKLYKCYMETDASLVEINPLNRDSKGNIIALDAKFNFDSNALFRHPEIVAYRDLDEEDPAEIEASKFDLAYIQLDGNIGCLVNGAGLAMATMDTIKLFGGEPANFLDVGGGATAEKVTEAFKIMLKNKSVKAILVNIFGGIMRCDVIAEGVITACKAVNLNVPLVVRMKGTNEELGKKMLAESGLPIISADTMAEAATKVVAAVK; from the coding sequence ATGAAAATCCACGAGTATCAAGGCAAGGAACTGCTGAAGAAATTTGGCGTGACCGTGCCGCGCGGTATTCCCGCCTTCACCGTTGACGAAGCCGTGAGCGCGGCCGAAAAACTGGTAGGGCCTGTCTGGGTCGTGAAGGCGCAGATCCACGCCGGCGGCCGGGGCAAGGGCGGCGGCGTGAAGCTGGCGCGTTCCCTCGAGGAAGTGCGCAAGCTGGCCGGTGAAATCCTCGGCATGCAGCTGATCACGCACCAGACCGGCCCGGAAGGCCAGAAGGTCAACCGCCTGTACATCGAAGAAGGCGCGGACATCCAGAAGGAATACTACGTGTCGCTGGTCACCGACCGTGCCACGCAGAAGGTCGCCCTGATCGCATCGAGCGAAGGCGGCATGGACATCGAGGAAGTGGCCCACTCCTCGCCGGAAAAGATCGTCACGGAATACATCGATCCGCTGGCCGGCCTGACCGCCGAGCAGGCCAAGAAAGTGGCCGACGCCATCGGCATGCCCGCGGACTCGACCGCGCAGACGGTGGACCTGTTCCAGAAGCTCTACAAGTGCTATATGGAAACGGACGCTTCCCTGGTCGAGATCAATCCTTTGAACCGCGATAGCAAGGGCAACATCATCGCCCTGGACGCCAAGTTCAATTTCGACTCGAATGCCTTGTTCCGCCATCCGGAAATCGTCGCCTACCGCGACCTGGACGAGGAAGATCCCGCGGAAATCGAGGCCAGCAAGTTCGACCTGGCCTACATCCAGCTGGACGGCAACATCGGTTGCCTGGTGAACGGCGCCGGCCTGGCCATGGCCACCATGGACACCATCAAGCTGTTCGGCGGCGAGCCGGCCAACTTCCTGGACGTCGGCGGCGGCGCGACCGCCGAGAAAGTGACCGAAGCCTTCAAGATCATGCTCAAGAACAAGAGCGTGAAGGCCATCCTGGTCAACATCTTCGGCGGCATCATGCGCTGCGACGTCATCGCCGAAGGCGTGATTACCGCGTGCAAGGCCGTCAACCTGAACGTCCCGCTGGTCGTCCGCATGAAGGGCACCAACGAAGAACTCGGCAAGAAGATGCTGGCCGAGTCCGGACTGCCCATTATCAGCGCCGACACCATGGCCGAAGCGGCCACCAAGGTCGTTGCCGCCGTCAAATAA
- a CDS encoding DUF2889 domain-containing protein gives MPLPPSEVPRKPLHTRSIRVQGYARDDGLWDIEAELIDVKAYDFARSEGDILRAGQPVHHMHLRITIDDAYTIVAAQAVYDAAPYGEHCTGIEPAYQDLVGMNLVRGFRQQVKTRFGRVAGCTHMSELALVLPTAAVQTMAGRRRENPDPSKRPFQLDGCHALSTDGPVVLQYYPKWYTGEVSAEDAASDSSLFSHTT, from the coding sequence ATGCCTTTGCCGCCCTCGGAAGTCCCCCGCAAACCCCTGCACACGCGCTCGATCCGCGTGCAGGGCTATGCGCGCGATGACGGGCTGTGGGACATCGAGGCCGAGCTTATCGATGTGAAGGCCTACGATTTCGCCAGAAGCGAAGGCGATATCCTGCGCGCGGGGCAGCCGGTGCACCATATGCACCTGCGTATCACGATCGACGATGCCTATACGATCGTTGCCGCGCAGGCGGTTTACGATGCGGCGCCCTATGGCGAGCACTGCACCGGCATCGAGCCCGCCTACCAGGACCTGGTGGGCATGAACCTGGTCCGGGGCTTTCGCCAGCAGGTCAAGACGCGGTTCGGCCGCGTCGCCGGCTGTACGCATATGAGCGAGCTGGCGCTGGTGCTGCCGACCGCCGCGGTCCAGACCATGGCCGGGCGGCGCCGCGAAAACCCCGATCCCAGCAAGCGGCCATTCCAGCTGGATGGCTGCCATGCGCTCAGTACGGACGGACCCGTGGTCCTCCAGTACTACCCCAAGTGGTATACCGGTGAAGTTTCCGCCGAGGATGCCGCTTCTGATTCTTCTCTTTTTTCTCATACGACCTGA
- the metE gene encoding 5-methyltetrahydropteroyltriglutamate--homocysteine S-methyltransferase, whose product MTTIHNLGFPRIGAQRELKRAVESYWAGKTSLAELEETGRELRARHWQIQADAGVDLMPVGDFAWYDHVLEWTTLLGAVPARFGQPADGPVSLDTLFRMGRGRAPTGTPAAACEMTKWFDTNYHYIVPELTPAQTFRIARESLFEQIREASEAGYRVKPVIPGPLTWLWLGKGDAYAGPGDAAKLELLAGLIPVYAEVLRRIAALGVEWVQIDEPILALDLPAAWRDAYASTYAALSAAPVKVLLATYFDGLQDNLATAAALPVAGLHVDLVRAPEQLAPTLRAIGTKVLSAGIVNGRNIWRTDLDAALRALAPARAALGDRLWIAPSCSLLHVPVDLAHETDLDDELKSWLSFAVQKLDEVRTLARALDGSQEPALRETLAAQRAALANRAQSPRIHNPAVARRMAAAAEVRRDRAPFPQRIGQQQEKLRLPAFPTTTIGSFPQTAEIRALRRDWKAGAISDSAYEAAIRKEIESVIRFQEKVGLDVLVHGEPERNDMVEYFGELLAGFAFTRNGWVQSYGSRCVKPPVIFGDVARPAPMTVGWSSYAQSLTDKPVKGMLTGPVTILQWSFVRDDQPREQTCRQLALALRDEVVDLEKAGIRVIQIDEPAIREGLPLRRADWQAYLDWAVDCFRLSTAGVREDTQIHTHMCYAEFNDIIESIAAMDADVITIETSRSNMELLEAFEEFRYPNDIGPGVYDIHSPNVPDVGWMVQLMRKAAGRLPKERLWVNPDCGLKTRAWPETEAALVGMVDAARQLRAQS is encoded by the coding sequence ATGACAACAATTCATAATCTTGGTTTCCCCCGCATCGGCGCGCAGCGCGAGTTGAAGCGTGCGGTGGAGTCTTATTGGGCCGGCAAGACGTCCCTGGCCGAACTGGAAGAAACGGGACGGGAACTGCGCGCCCGGCACTGGCAGATCCAGGCCGATGCCGGCGTGGACCTGATGCCCGTGGGCGATTTCGCCTGGTACGACCATGTCCTGGAATGGACGACGCTGCTGGGCGCCGTGCCGGCCCGCTTCGGGCAGCCTGCCGACGGACCCGTCAGCCTGGATACTCTCTTCCGGATGGGGCGCGGGCGTGCGCCCACGGGCACGCCGGCCGCCGCTTGCGAGATGACCAAGTGGTTCGATACCAATTACCACTACATCGTCCCCGAGCTGACGCCTGCGCAGACGTTCCGCATCGCGCGGGAATCGCTGTTCGAGCAGATCCGCGAGGCCTCTGAAGCCGGCTACCGGGTGAAGCCCGTGATCCCGGGTCCCTTGACCTGGCTGTGGCTGGGCAAGGGCGATGCCTACGCCGGGCCCGGCGATGCCGCCAAACTGGAACTGCTGGCCGGCTTGATCCCGGTCTATGCGGAAGTGCTGCGCCGCATCGCCGCGCTGGGCGTCGAATGGGTGCAGATCGACGAGCCCATCCTGGCGCTGGACCTGCCCGCCGCGTGGCGCGACGCCTACGCGAGCACCTACGCGGCCCTGTCCGCCGCGCCGGTGAAGGTGCTGCTGGCGACGTATTTCGACGGCTTGCAGGACAATCTGGCGACGGCCGCCGCCTTGCCGGTAGCCGGTCTGCACGTCGACCTGGTGCGGGCGCCGGAACAGCTGGCTCCCACGCTGCGGGCCATCGGCACCAAGGTGCTGTCGGCCGGTATCGTCAACGGCCGCAATATCTGGCGCACCGATCTGGACGCCGCGCTGCGCGCCCTGGCTCCCGCGCGGGCGGCGCTGGGCGACCGCCTGTGGATCGCCCCTTCGTGCTCCCTGCTACACGTGCCGGTGGACCTGGCGCATGAGACGGATCTGGACGACGAACTCAAGAGCTGGCTTTCGTTCGCCGTGCAGAAGCTGGACGAGGTCCGCACCCTGGCGCGCGCCCTGGACGGCAGCCAGGAACCCGCCCTGCGGGAAACCCTGGCCGCGCAGCGGGCCGCGCTGGCCAACCGCGCGCAATCGCCGCGCATCCACAACCCGGCCGTGGCGCGACGCATGGCGGCGGCCGCCGAAGTGCGGCGCGACCGCGCACCATTCCCCCAGCGTATCGGCCAGCAGCAGGAAAAGCTGCGCCTGCCCGCGTTTCCCACCACCACCATCGGCTCCTTCCCGCAGACGGCGGAAATCCGCGCCTTGCGGCGTGACTGGAAGGCCGGCGCGATCAGCGATTCCGCCTATGAGGCCGCCATCCGCAAGGAGATCGAATCGGTCATCCGGTTCCAGGAGAAAGTCGGCCTGGACGTGCTCGTGCACGGCGAGCCGGAACGCAACGATATGGTGGAGTACTTCGGCGAGCTGCTGGCCGGCTTTGCCTTTACCCGCAACGGGTGGGTCCAGAGCTATGGTTCGCGCTGCGTCAAGCCGCCGGTGATTTTCGGCGACGTCGCCCGTCCCGCGCCCATGACGGTGGGCTGGTCTTCGTACGCGCAGTCCCTGACGGACAAGCCGGTCAAGGGCATGCTGACCGGGCCGGTGACCATCCTGCAATGGTCCTTCGTGCGGGACGACCAGCCGCGTGAACAGACCTGCCGCCAGCTGGCCCTGGCCCTGCGCGACGAAGTGGTCGACCTGGAAAAGGCCGGCATCCGGGTCATCCAGATCGACGAACCCGCCATACGCGAAGGCTTGCCGCTGCGCCGGGCCGACTGGCAGGCCTACCTGGATTGGGCGGTGGATTGCTTCCGCCTGTCCACCGCGGGAGTCCGGGAGGACACGCAGATCCATACCCACATGTGCTACGCGGAGTTCAACGACATCATCGAATCCATCGCCGCCATGGACGCCGATGTCATTACGATCGAGACGTCGCGCTCCAATATGGAGCTGCTCGAGGCGTTCGAGGAATTCCGCTATCCGAACGACATCGGGCCGGGCGTGTACGACATCCATTCGCCCAATGTCCCGGATGTGGGCTGGATGGTCCAGCTCATGCGGAAGGCCGCCGGCCGCCTGCCCAAGGAACGCCTGTGGGTCAATCCGGACTGCGGCCTGAAGACCCGCGCCTGGCCCGAGACCGAAGCCGCGTTGGTCGGCATGGTGGACGCCGCGCGCCAGCTGCGCGCGCAGTCCTGA
- the sucD gene encoding succinate--CoA ligase subunit alpha, translating to MSILINKDTKVITQGITGKTGQFHTRMCRDYANGKAAFVAGVNPKKAGEDFEGIPIYASVKDAKAATGATVSVIYVPPAGAAAAIWEAVEAELDLAICITEGIPVRDMLEVRNRMKQKGSKTLLLGPNCPGLITPDEIKIGIMPGHIHRKGRVGIVSRSGTLTYEAVAQVTELGLGQSSAVGIGGDPINGLKHIDVLKLFNDDPDTDAVIMIGEIGGPDEVTAAQWAKDNMKKPVVGFIAGVTAPPGKRMGHAGALISGGADTADAKLEVMEACGIRTTRNPSEMGKLLKSVL from the coding sequence ATGTCGATCTTGATCAACAAGGACACTAAAGTCATCACCCAAGGCATCACGGGCAAGACGGGGCAATTCCATACCCGCATGTGCCGCGACTACGCCAACGGCAAGGCCGCCTTCGTGGCCGGCGTGAACCCGAAGAAGGCGGGTGAGGACTTCGAGGGCATCCCCATCTACGCATCGGTCAAGGACGCCAAGGCGGCCACCGGCGCCACCGTGTCGGTGATCTACGTGCCGCCGGCCGGCGCTGCCGCCGCCATCTGGGAAGCCGTGGAAGCCGAACTGGACCTGGCCATCTGCATCACGGAAGGCATCCCCGTCCGCGACATGCTGGAAGTGCGCAACCGCATGAAGCAGAAGGGGAGCAAGACCCTGCTGCTGGGCCCCAACTGCCCCGGCCTGATCACGCCCGACGAAATCAAAATCGGCATCATGCCCGGCCACATCCACCGCAAGGGCCGCGTCGGTATTGTCAGCCGTTCCGGCACGCTTACCTATGAAGCCGTGGCCCAGGTGACCGAACTGGGTCTGGGCCAGTCCAGCGCCGTCGGTATCGGCGGGGACCCGATCAACGGCCTGAAGCATATCGACGTGCTGAAGCTGTTCAACGACGATCCCGACACCGATGCCGTGATCATGATCGGCGAAATCGGCGGTCCGGATGAAGTCACTGCCGCGCAGTGGGCCAAGGACAACATGAAGAAGCCGGTGGTCGGTTTCATCGCCGGCGTGACGGCGCCCCCCGGAAAGCGCATGGGCCACGCCGGCGCGCTGATCTCCGGCGGTGCCGATACGGCGGACGCCAAGCTGGAAGTCATGGAAGCCTGCGGCATCCGCACCACGCGCAACCCGTCGGAAATGGGCAAGCTGCTGAAGTCCGTGCTGTAA
- the recA gene encoding recombinase RecA: MDDKTSKAAASEKAKALAAALSQIEKQFGKGSIMRYGDNEVEHDIQVVSTGSLGLDIALGVGGLPRGRVVEIYGPESSGKTTLTLQVIAEMQKLGGTCAFVDAEHALDVQYAAKLGVNLTDLLISQPDTGEQALEITDALVRSGSVDLIVIDSVAALVPKAEIEGEMGDSLPGLQARLMSQALRKLTATIKRTNCMVIFINQIRMKIGVMFGNPETTTGGNALKFYSSVRLDIRRIGSIKKGEEVIGNETRVKVVKNKVSPPFKQAEFDIMYGSGISREGEIIDLGVQAGIVDKSGAWYSYKGDRIGQGKDNVREYLKEHRDMALEIENRIRENQGIVSRANTFAASEAEED, from the coding sequence ATGGACGACAAAACCAGCAAGGCAGCCGCCTCGGAAAAAGCCAAGGCGCTCGCCGCGGCCCTATCGCAGATCGAAAAGCAGTTCGGCAAGGGTTCGATCATGCGGTATGGCGATAACGAGGTCGAGCATGACATCCAGGTGGTCTCCACCGGCTCGCTGGGCCTGGATATCGCACTGGGCGTCGGCGGGCTGCCGCGTGGCCGCGTCGTTGAAATCTACGGTCCGGAATCCTCGGGCAAGACCACGCTCACGCTGCAGGTCATCGCCGAAATGCAGAAACTGGGCGGCACCTGCGCCTTCGTCGACGCCGAGCACGCGCTGGACGTGCAATATGCCGCCAAGCTGGGCGTGAACCTGACCGATCTGCTTATCTCCCAACCGGACACGGGCGAACAGGCGCTGGAAATCACGGACGCGCTGGTGCGTTCCGGTTCGGTGGACCTGATCGTCATCGACTCCGTGGCCGCACTGGTGCCCAAGGCCGAAATCGAAGGCGAAATGGGCGACTCGCTGCCCGGCCTGCAGGCCCGCCTGATGAGCCAGGCGCTGCGCAAGCTCACCGCCACGATCAAGCGCACCAATTGCATGGTCATCTTCATCAACCAGATCCGGATGAAGATCGGCGTCATGTTCGGCAATCCGGAAACCACCACCGGCGGCAATGCGCTCAAGTTCTATTCGTCGGTGCGCCTGGATATCCGCCGCATCGGCTCCATCAAGAAGGGCGAAGAAGTCATCGGCAACGAAACGCGCGTCAAGGTGGTCAAGAACAAGGTGTCGCCGCCTTTCAAACAGGCCGAATTCGACATCATGTACGGCAGCGGTATTTCGCGCGAAGGCGAAATCATCGATCTGGGCGTGCAGGCGGGCATCGTCGACAAATCCGGCGCCTGGTACAGCTACAAGGGCGACCGCATCGGGCAGGGCAAGGACAATGTGCGGGAGTACCTGAAGGAACACCGCGACATGGCCCTGGAAATCGAGAACCGCATACGCGAAAACCAGGGCATCGTGAGCCGCGCCAATACCTTCGCCGCAAGCGAGGCAGAAGAAGACTGA
- the recX gene encoding recombination regulator RecX: MISGRRGTGPATRPAKDAQDDAFGHGERGGEKRGPSLKARAVGYLSRREYARSELARKLAPHADDPAVLDALLDDLEREGWLSTRRFAESLVHRRAERQGAARIVQELRQHGVDESQIGELRDTLRATEYDRAVAVWNKRYGERPTDRAAYAKQARFLASRGFAHDVIRRVLGDDGED; this comes from the coding sequence ATGATCTCCGGCCGCCGTGGCACGGGACCGGCAACGCGTCCCGCCAAGGATGCACAAGACGACGCCTTCGGCCATGGCGAGCGGGGCGGGGAAAAGCGCGGCCCCAGTCTGAAGGCCCGTGCCGTCGGCTACCTGTCCCGGCGTGAATACGCGCGCAGCGAACTGGCGCGCAAGCTCGCGCCTCACGCCGACGATCCCGCCGTTCTGGATGCCTTGCTGGACGACCTGGAACGAGAAGGCTGGCTCTCCACGCGGCGTTTCGCGGAAAGCCTGGTGCACCGGCGCGCGGAACGCCAGGGCGCGGCCCGCATCGTGCAGGAATTGCGCCAGCATGGTGTGGACGAAAGCCAGATAGGCGAATTGCGCGATACGCTGCGCGCGACGGAATACGATCGCGCCGTGGCGGTCTGGAACAAGCGCTACGGTGAACGTCCGACGGACCGCGCCGCCTATGCCAAGCAGGCGCGATTCCTGGCGTCGCGCGGTTTTGCCCATGACGTGATCCGGCGCGTCCTGGGCGATGACGGTGAAGACTGA
- a CDS encoding LysR family transcriptional regulator, translated as MLEIRHLETLAAIRDGGSLQEAAERLHLTQSALSHQLRDLESRLGTPLLNRRTRPARLTTAGLRVLALADDILPRLRATERELQRLAAGRTGRLHLAIECHSCFQWLMPALDAFRAQWPEVALDLSAAFSFAPFPALLRGDLDLVITSDPQALEAIEYVPLFGYELVLAVSEANPLAAQRYIQPEQLADQTLITYPVDRQRLDVFTAFLDPADVEPAVVRKAELTPIIAQLIASNRGVAALPNWALTEYLGQGWLKVCHLGPQGVWRTLYAAIRHEDADAPFIKDFLTIARDVSFRTLTGIKAAGAWPGTPPGG; from the coding sequence ATGCTCGAAATCCGTCACTTGGAAACCCTTGCCGCCATCCGCGATGGCGGCAGCCTGCAGGAAGCCGCAGAGCGGCTGCACCTAACCCAGTCCGCGCTGTCCCATCAGTTGCGCGACCTCGAATCGCGCCTGGGCACTCCATTGCTGAACCGGCGCACCCGCCCCGCCCGCCTGACCACGGCCGGGCTGCGCGTCCTGGCCCTGGCGGACGACATCCTGCCGCGATTGCGCGCGACGGAACGGGAACTGCAGCGTCTGGCCGCCGGCCGCACCGGACGGCTGCACCTGGCCATCGAATGCCATTCGTGCTTTCAGTGGTTGATGCCGGCGCTGGATGCATTCCGCGCGCAGTGGCCCGAAGTGGCGCTGGACCTGTCGGCGGCCTTTTCTTTCGCCCCCTTTCCCGCGCTGCTGCGGGGAGACCTGGACTTGGTCATCACGTCCGACCCGCAGGCGCTGGAAGCCATCGAGTACGTGCCCTTGTTCGGCTATGAGCTGGTGCTGGCCGTATCCGAGGCCAACCCCCTGGCCGCGCAGCGCTATATCCAGCCCGAGCAGCTGGCGGACCAGACGCTGATCACCTATCCGGTCGACCGCCAGCGCCTGGATGTTTTCACGGCCTTCCTGGACCCGGCGGATGTCGAGCCCGCCGTCGTGCGCAAGGCTGAACTGACACCCATCATTGCGCAGTTGATCGCCAGCAACCGTGGCGTGGCCGCCCTGCCCAATTGGGCGTTGACGGAATACCTGGGACAAGGATGGCTGAAGGTCTGCCACCTTGGCCCGCAAGGCGTATGGCGCACGCTCTACGCGGCCATTCGCCACGAAGATGCCGACGCACCCTTCATCAAGGATTTCCTGACCATTGCCAGGGACGTGAGCTTCAGGACGCTGACCGGCATCAAGGCCGCCGGCGCATGGCCGGGCACACCGCCAGGCGGTTGA